A stretch of DNA from Gimesia chilikensis:
TTTCAGGCCCCTTGATTAATTGCTCCAACCCCCAGTTAAAAAGAACGTCGGCATCAAGTCCGGTATCAGCTTCGTTCAGCGATGCTTCTGTAAAATACTGCGAACTGCGTTCTTCCTGGGCAGCGAAGGTGTAGAAGACCACCCCGAGCAGGGAGAGCATCGCCAGCAGCGCAATCACGACCAGCAACGTCGATCCACGACGGTCGAGACTCTGCTGTGTTTGAACCATTTGTTTCAATTTAAGCTTCATAGATTTCATCTCTTAACCTCCCAGTGTGACCAATGGCCGTGGCCCGGACCGGCACAATGGGGAACGTGCCTGCTGAATTGTTTTCGCTAACCCTATTCCGCAATAGATGACTTATTCCGCAATGAATGAATCAGTGTCATTTGCCTAAGCTGTCCGGATGAGGGGTCTTCGTACCTGACTACAATGCGAATAGCCGACAATGGTTTCGGGATATGTTCAGTTGTCTGATTATCCAGATCGTAAAGAGGATCAGCCGCTGGAGTATTATCAGCCAGTAACGGATAAGGGGGATCAACGTCAGAACCAACTGATATATTCGGATGCCAGGTATCAAATACATTTTTATAAGTCGCGTTACCATGGACTGTATTCTGCTTAGGGTCGATATTACTACCGGAGTTTGTGCCAAAGCGACCATCGGCGAATCGACCGATGTCAACAAAGTCCCCCTTGAGATCATCGAATACTTTGATATCAAACGAGCGGACATTGGAGAGAACAAGATCCTCTGAACGACGGTCACCTTCTTCAAGCCCCTGCACAACTCGCGTTTCATAATCAACCAGTAAACTGGGACCAGAAGCATCCATCGGATTACCTCCACCACCGATTGAAGCAGGCATAAGATCGTGTGGATAGTTAAAATCCTCATGCGACGTTTCTTCGTGTGTAAATCGCCCGATAAATGTCGGCAATGTTGGGCTGGATGGCGCCGTGCTGGTCATGAATTCGCGTGATAAACCAGTGAGATGATTAAAGCCATAACGAAAATGTGGTATTCCGAGGGGGTAAAGCACCGTATTTCTACTGGCATCACTATTATCGAGTTCTGATAAATCATGGAAGCGGGCATAATAGACCCCTGACCCAGGTGGCGTAGCTTCAGCACGGAAGGCCGAAAAATCAAAGTCGCGCCAGAAATTGTGCCTACTGTCAACCGTTTCTCCATAAAGCGGGGCCGGACTGCCCGTACTGGATCTGAGAAAGTACGGGACACCTGTAGCTGTTACCGGTTGCGAGGTATTAACCCCCGAAATGGTTAATGGTTCCCGGATCAGCAACACCCGGCGATAGAGATTACTTCCCCGAAGGAAGTAACTGACTTCAGCCGCGGATGACTGCGATGTTCCATCGGCAAGAATACGCCCATCGTCGGCATCAGGCTGATTGGGATGCGCTGATAACTGAAGAGCTGCTGACGGAATATTAGGCTGAGCCATATCCGATTTACCATAGTAAAAGTCTTCCGTATCATCCTTCTGATTTGGATCAGCAAAGCGTGAGACGGTGAACTGCAGAATGTCATCCGTATCGTCATTGACATCGTTTTCGGAAATGTAGAAATATCCCAGACGTTCAGTTTTGCGATACTCAGGGCTCCGCGGATCTGTGGGCAGTGGTTTGGTCATCGGTGGCGTCGTGAAATCACGATAATTTGCCAAGGGCAGCAGATACTGAAAGGTTCGATTATCCAGATCTGACTGGAAGAGCGTTACCAGGAGCC
This window harbors:
- a CDS encoding type II secretion system protein, which gives rise to MNRIHSRQQGLSNRSAEIDSVRTGFTLVEMLVSVALVLLMMLMFTEIFQLLSGSMTTQRGISENDQRERLLVTLFQSDLDNRTFQYLLPLANYRDFTTPPMTKPLPTDPRSPEYRKTERLGYFYISENDVNDDTDDILQFTVSRFADPNQKDDTEDFYYGKSDMAQPNIPSAALQLSAHPNQPDADDGRILADGTSQSSAAEVSYFLRGSNLYRRVLLIREPLTISGVNTSQPVTATGVPYFLRSSTGSPAPLYGETVDSRHNFWRDFDFSAFRAEATPPGSGVYYARFHDLSELDNSDASRNTVLYPLGIPHFRYGFNHLTGLSREFMTSTAPSSPTLPTFIGRFTHEETSHEDFNYPHDLMPASIGGGGNPMDASGPSLLVDYETRVVQGLEEGDRRSEDLVLSNVRSFDIKVFDDLKGDFVDIGRFADGRFGTNSGSNIDPKQNTVHGNATYKNVFDTWHPNISVGSDVDPPYPLLADNTPAADPLYDLDNQTTEHIPKPLSAIRIVVRYEDPSSGQLRQMTLIHSLRNKSSIAE